Proteins encoded in a region of the Takifugu flavidus isolate HTHZ2018 chromosome 8, ASM371156v2, whole genome shotgun sequence genome:
- the LOC130530056 gene encoding cytosolic sulfotransferase 1-like, which yields MQHREGLVEEKTDVFTPPLCLLGDLIEVCLRLLVSNEWEMFSLSCLCVLVLALLNAERKEDKLPLSGPVRHRGGEEMEKPPRPTLFDFHGVYMTNYFTQNWDNIQNFKARPDDIVIATYPKAGTTWVSCILDLLYFGQTSPERQTSIPIHERVPFLEVYIPNGPSERTGKDAADRLTTTPRLIKTHLPVQFLPRSFWEQNCRIVYVARNAKDNVVSYFHFDRMNLIQPEPGDWDTFLHRFMMGKVTFGSWYDHVKGWWEKKQNYSNIHYMFYEDLIEDPGQELDRLCSFLGLSPSAHEKETVLTGAKFDNMKKNKMTNYSTVPIMDQGVSPFMRKGKVADWKNHFTEAQNKEFDQDYKQKMKNSTLRFRDEI from the exons ATGCAGCATCGTGAGGGTCTggtggaagaaaaaacagacGTATTCACACCTCCATTATGCCTTCTAGGAGACCTGATAGAGGTTTGTTTAAGGTTGTTGGTCTCTAATGAGTGGGAAATGTTCTCTCTGAGTTGTCTGTGCGTCCTGGTGTTGGCTTTGTTGAATGCTGAAAGGAAAGAGGACAAACTGCCACTTTCTGGGCCTGTCCGCCAccgtggaggagaagag ATGGAGAAGCCACCTCGTCCAACGCTGTTTGACTTCCATGGAGTCTACATGACCAACTACTTCACTCAAAACTGGGACAATATCCAGAACTTCAAAGCCAGACCAGATGACATCGTCATAGCAACGTATCCCAAAGCTG GAACCACGTGGGTTTCCTGCATCCTGGACCTACTGTATTTTGGACAGACGTCTCCAGAGCGTCAGACTTCCATCCCTATTCATGAAAGAGTGCCATTTCTGGAGGTCTACATACCTAATGGACCTTCTGAGCGCACAG GTAAAGATGCTGCGGATCGTCTTACCACCACTCCCCGCCTCATCAAAACTCACCTGCCAGTCCAGTTCCTGCCCAGGTCTTTCTGGGAGCAGAACTGCAGG ATCGTCTATGTAGCTCGCAATGCAAAGGACAACGTGGTGTCCTATTTCCACTTTGACCGTATGAACCTTATCCAGCCAGAACCAGGGGACTGGGACACCTTTCTGCACCGTTTCATGATGGGAAAAG TGACGTTTGGGTCGTGGTACGACCACGTGAAAGGCTGGTGGGAGAAGAAACAGAACTATTCAAATATTCACTACATGTTCTACGAAGATCTTATCGAG GACCCTGGGCAGGAGCTCGACAGGCTCTGTTCCTTCCTTGGGTTGTCTCCTTCGGCTCATGAGAAGGAAACCGTTTTAACCGGAGCCAAATTTGAcaatatgaagaaaaacaaaatgacaaaCTATTCCACTGTCCCAATCATGGACCAAGGGGTGTCTCCTTTCATGAGAAAAG GAAAGGTGGCAGACTGGAAGAACCATTTCACCGAGGCCCAGAATAAAGAATTTGATCAAGACTACaagcagaaaatgaagaacTCCACACTTCGGTTTCGTGACGAGATTTAA
- the LOC130530068 gene encoding cytosolic sulfotransferase 3-like isoform X2, with amino-acid sequence MIECFASNWEKVQSFQARPDDILIATYPKAGTTWVSYILDLLYFGQTSPERQTSIPIYERVPFLESAFPFMDTGTELLEKLPTSPRIIKTHFPVQFVPKSFWKQNCKIIYVARNAKDNMVSYFHMDRMTLTQPDPGDWNTYFQRFMQGQMLYGSWYDHVNGWWKKKQSYANIHYMFYEDMIEDTGREINKLCNFLGLSPSEQLKTQISGKVNFDSMKNNDMVNYSTIGVMDFNVSRFMRKGKVGDWKNHFTVAQNEEFDEDYKKKINPALNFRTEL; translated from the exons ATGATTGAATGTTTCGCATCCAACTGGGAGAAGGTTCAAAGCTTTCAGGCCAGACCAGATGATATCCTCATTGCCACATACCCTAAAGCAG GAACAACATGGGTTTCCTACATCCTCGACCTGCTGTACTTTGGCCAGACTTCCCCAGAGCGTCAAACATCTATTCCCATCTATGAGAGAGTTCCCTTCTTGGAGAGTGCCTTCCCGTTTATGGATACAG gaactgagctgctggagaagcttccAACCTCCCCACGAATTATTAAAACTCATTTTCCAGTTCAGTTTGTGCCAAAATCTTTCTGGAAGCAGAACTGTAAG ATCATTTATGTGGCTCGTAACGCCAAAGACAACATGGTGTCATATTTTCACATGGATCGCATGACGTTGACGCAGCCAGATCCTGGAGACTGGAACACCTATTTCCAAAGATTCATGCAAGGACAGA TGCTGTATGGATCCTGGTATGACCATGTGAACGGCTGgtggaagaagaaacagagttaCGCAAACATCCACTACATGTTTTATGAAGATATGATAGAG gaTACAGGAAGAGAAATCAACAAGCTCTGCAACTTTCTTGGTTtgtctccttcagagcagctgaagACACAGATTTCAGGCAAGGTTAACTTTGATAGCATGAAAAACAACGACATGGTCAACTATTCTACCATCGGCGTGATGGATTTCAACGTCTCTCGTTTCATGAGAAAAG GGAAGGTTGGGGACTGGAAGAACCATTTCACCGTGGCTCAGAATGAAGAGTTTGATGAAGACTACAAGAAGAAGATCAACCCTGCTCTCAACTTCCGCACTGAACTTTGA
- the LOC130530068 gene encoding cytosolic sulfotransferase 3-like isoform X1 — protein MSVNPDKTPVRGKLFDLHGVPMIECFASNWEKVQSFQARPDDILIATYPKAGTTWVSYILDLLYFGQTSPERQTSIPIYERVPFLESAFPFMDTGTELLEKLPTSPRIIKTHFPVQFVPKSFWKQNCKIIYVARNAKDNMVSYFHMDRMTLTQPDPGDWNTYFQRFMQGQMLYGSWYDHVNGWWKKKQSYANIHYMFYEDMIEDTGREINKLCNFLGLSPSEQLKTQISGKVNFDSMKNNDMVNYSTIGVMDFNVSRFMRKGKVGDWKNHFTVAQNEEFDEDYKKKINPALNFRTEL, from the exons ATGTCTGTGAATCCTGATAAG ACGCCTGTTCGAGGAAAACTCTTCGATCTCCATGGAGTGCCGATGATTGAATGTTTCGCATCCAACTGGGAGAAGGTTCAAAGCTTTCAGGCCAGACCAGATGATATCCTCATTGCCACATACCCTAAAGCAG GAACAACATGGGTTTCCTACATCCTCGACCTGCTGTACTTTGGCCAGACTTCCCCAGAGCGTCAAACATCTATTCCCATCTATGAGAGAGTTCCCTTCTTGGAGAGTGCCTTCCCGTTTATGGATACAG gaactgagctgctggagaagcttccAACCTCCCCACGAATTATTAAAACTCATTTTCCAGTTCAGTTTGTGCCAAAATCTTTCTGGAAGCAGAACTGTAAG ATCATTTATGTGGCTCGTAACGCCAAAGACAACATGGTGTCATATTTTCACATGGATCGCATGACGTTGACGCAGCCAGATCCTGGAGACTGGAACACCTATTTCCAAAGATTCATGCAAGGACAGA TGCTGTATGGATCCTGGTATGACCATGTGAACGGCTGgtggaagaagaaacagagttaCGCAAACATCCACTACATGTTTTATGAAGATATGATAGAG gaTACAGGAAGAGAAATCAACAAGCTCTGCAACTTTCTTGGTTtgtctccttcagagcagctgaagACACAGATTTCAGGCAAGGTTAACTTTGATAGCATGAAAAACAACGACATGGTCAACTATTCTACCATCGGCGTGATGGATTTCAACGTCTCTCGTTTCATGAGAAAAG GGAAGGTTGGGGACTGGAAGAACCATTTCACCGTGGCTCAGAATGAAGAGTTTGATGAAGACTACAAGAAGAAGATCAACCCTGCTCTCAACTTCCGCACTGAACTTTGA
- the LOC130530062 gene encoding cytosolic sulfotransferase 3-like: protein MGLKLTSGTTVSSYSTETKAEEQKMSADPAKEVPVRAELFDFHGVPMIHYLTSNWEKVQSFQARPDDILVATYPKAGTTWVSYILDLLYFGQTSPERQTSTPIYERVPFLERSFPNLDSGTELLEKLPTSPRIIKTHFPVQFVPKSFWEQNCKIVYVARNAKDNMVSYFHMDRMTLTFPDPGDWNTYFQRFMQGQLLYGSWYDHVNGWWKKKQSYANIHYMFYEDMIEDTGREINKLCNFLGLSPSEQLKTQISGKVNFDSMKNNDMVNYSTFGVMDFNVSRFMRKGKVGDWKNHFTVAQNEEFDEDYKKKINPALIFRTNI, encoded by the exons ATGGGCCTGAAGCTCACATCCGGAACAACAGTTTCAAGTTATTCAACAGAGACTAAAGCAGAAGAACAGAAAATGTCTGCAGATCCTGCTAAG gaggtGCCCGTTCGAGCAGAACTCTTTGACTTCCACGGAGTGCCGATGATCCATTACTTGACATCCAACTGGGAGAAGGTTCAAAGCTTTCAGGCCAGACCAGACGATATCCTCGTTGCCACGTACCCTAAAGCAG GAACAACATGGGTTTCCTACATCCTTGACCTGCTGTACTTTGGCCAGACTTCCCCAGAGCGTCAAACATCTACTCCCATCTATGAGAGAGTTCCCTTCTTGGAGCGCTCCTTTCCCAACCTGGATTCAG GAactgagctgctggagaagcttccAACCTCCCCACGAATAATTAAAACTCATTTTCCAGTTCAATTTGTGCCAAAATCCTTTTGGGAGCAGAACTGTAAG ATCGTTTATGTGGCTCGTAACGCCAAAGACAACATGGTGTCATATTTTCACATGGATCGCATGACGTTGACATTTCCAGATCCTGGAGACTGGAACACCTATTTCCAAAGATTCATGCAAGGACAGT TGCTGTATGGATCCTGGTATGACCATGTGAACGGCTGgtggaagaagaaacagagttaCGCAAACATCCACTACATGTTTTATGAAGATATGATAGAG gatACAGGAAGAGAAATCAACAAACTCTGCAACTTTCTTGGTTtgtctccttcagagcagctgaagACACAGATTTCAGGCAAGGTTAACTTTGATAGCATGAAAAACAACGACATGGTCAACTATTCCACCTTTGGCGTGATGGATTTCAACGTCTCTCGTTTCATGAGAAAAG GGAAGGTTGGGGACTGGAAGAACCATTTCACCGTGGCTCAGAACGAAGAGTTTGATGAAGACTACAAGAAGAAGATCAACCCTGCTCTTATCTTCCGCACCAACATCTGA
- the LOC130530063 gene encoding cytosolic sulfotransferase 3-like has protein sequence MGLKLTSGTTVSSYSTETKAEEQKMSADPAKEVPVRAELFDFHGVPMIHYLTSNWEKVQSFQARPDDILVATYPKAGTTWVSYILDLLYFGQTSPERQTSIPIYERVPFLESFFPNLDSGTELLEKLPTSPRIIKTHFPVQFVPKSFWEQNCKIIYVARNAKDNMVSYFHMDRMTLTFPDPGDWNTYFQRFMQGQMLYGSWYDHVNGWWKKKQSYANIHYMFYEDMIEDTGREINKLCKFLGLSPSEQINTQILGKVNFDSMKNNDMVNYSTDTDMDFTISRFMRKGKVGDWKNHFTVAQNEEFDEDYKKKINPALIFRTDV, from the exons ATGGGCCTGAAGCTCACATCCGGAACAACAGTTTCAAGTTATTCAACAGAGACTAAAGCAGAAGAACAGAAAATGTCTGCAGATCCTGCTAAG gaggtGCCCGTTCGAGCAGAACTCTTTGACTTCCACGGAGTGCCGATGATCCATTACTTGACATCCAACTGGGAGAAGGTTCAAAGCTTTCAGGCAAGACCAGACGATATCCTTGTTGCCACGTACCCTAAAGCAG GAACAACATGGGTTTCCTACATCCTCGACCTGCTGTACTTTGGCCAGACTTCCCCAGAGCGTCAAACATCCATTCCCATTTATGAGAGAGTTCCCTTCTTGGAGAGCTTTTTTCCCAACCTGGATTCAG GAactgagctgctggagaagcttccAACCTCCCCACGAATAATTAAAACTCATTTTCCAGTTCAGTTTGTGCCAAAATCCTTTTGGGAGCAGAACTGTAAG ATCATTTATGTGGCTCGTAACGCCAAAGACAACATGGTGTCATATTTTCACATGGATCGCATGACGTTGACATTTCCAGATCCTGGAGACTGGAACACCTATTTCCAAAGATTCATGCAAGGACAGA TGCTGTATGGATCCTGGTATGACCATGTGAACGGCTGgtggaagaagaaacagagttaCGCAAACATCCACTACATGTTTTATGAAGATATGATAGAG gATACAGGAAGAGAAATCAACAAACTCTGCAAGTTTCTTGGTTTatctccttcagagcagataaacacacagattTTAGGCAAGGTTAACTTTGATAGCATGAAAAACAACGACATGGTCAACTATTCTACTGACACAGACATGGATTTCACAATTTCACGCTTCATGAGAAAAG GGAAGGTTGGGGACTGGAAGAACCATTTCACTGTGGCTCAGAATGAAGAGTTTGATGAAGACTACAAGAAGAAGATCAACCCTGCTCTTATCTTCCGCACCGACGTCTGA
- the LOC130530067 gene encoding cytosolic sulfotransferase 3-like, translated as MSADPAKGVPVRAELFDFHGVPMIHYLTSNWEKVQSFQARPDDILVATYPKAGTTWVSYILDLLYFGQTSPERQTSTPIYERVPYLESSFPNLDSGIELLEKLPTSPRIIKTHFPVQFVPKSFWEQNCKIIYVARNANDNMVSYFHMDLMTLTLPDPGDWNTYFQRFMQGQLMYGSWYDHVNGWWKKKQSYANIHYMFYEDMIEDTGREINKLCNFLGLSPSEQINTQILGKVNFDSMKNNDMVNYSTDKDMDFTISRFMRKGKVGDWKNHFTVAQNEEFDEDFKKKINPALIFRTNI; from the exons ATGTCTGCAGATCCTGCTAAG ggggtgcCCGTTCGAGCAGAACTCTTTGACTTCCACGGAGTGCCTATGATCCACTACTTGACATCCAACTGGGAGAAGGTTCAAAGCTTTCAGGCAAGACCAGACGATATCCTTGTTGCCACGTACCCTAAAGCAG GAACAACATGGGTTTCCTACATCCTCGACCTGCTGTACTTTGGCCAGACTTCCCCAGAGCGTCAAACATCTACTCCCATCTATGAGAGAGTTCCCTATTTGGAGAGCTCCTTTCCCAACCTGGATTCAG GAattgagctgctggagaagcttccAACCTCCCCACGAATAATTAAAACTCATTTTCCAGTTCAGTTTGTGCCAAAATCCTTTTGGGAGCAGAACTGTAAG ATCATTTATGTGGCTCGTAATGCCAATGACAACATGGTGTCATATTTTCACATGGATCTCATGACGTTGACGTTGCCAGATCCTGGAGACTGGAACACCTATTTCCAAAGATTCATGCAAGGACAGT TGATGTATGGATCCTGGTATGACCATGTGAACGGCTGgtggaagaagaaacagagttaCGCAAACATCCACTACATGTTTTATGAGGATATGATAGAG GATACAGGAAGAGAAATCAACAAACTCTGCAACTTTCTTGGTTTatctccttcagagcagataaacacacagattTTAGGCAAGGTTAACTTTGATAGCATGAAAAACAACGACATGGTCAACTATTCTACTGACAAAGACATGGATTTCACAATTTCACGCTTCATGAGAAAAG GGAAGGTTGGGGACTGGAAGAACCATTTCACCGTGGCTCAGAACGAAGAGTTtgatgaagacttcaagaagaagaTCAACCCTGCTCTTATCTTTCGCACCAACATCTGA